AAATGTATTTGTTTAAAAAACAAATAGAATGTAAATATTTTGAAAAATTAGATTTCGATTCTAATGAATTTTTAACATGGATGAGAACAAGAACACATGCAAGATTATTAATAAATAAAATTCAAACAGGAAATAGTCTTGAAATTGTTTTAGATCTTTCTGAAATAATTGCGATTCTTGTATTATCAGCTGATTATCCAATTATAGAGACTCTAGTGGACAGCTTCATTAATAGAATCAGTGAAGCAGTACGTGAAAGAGGCCTAATAAATAGAAAAAGTCCAGGTACAATATTAGTCAATTCTTTTAAATCAGAAAAAGAAGAAAAAGTTATGATCTCCGCGACCTCAGATAAAAAAGTCGATATTAAAATTACATTTAATACAACGAAATCTGGAGGTTCAAATGTAAAAAGCTTAGAAATACATAAAAAATAGGTAAAAAAATAAATTAAAAATTATTTTCTTTTGCACTTGTCTTACTTTTTGCCCTTTTATTTCAAAACCCCTTACTTCAGACCTCTTCCAGTATAAGGGTCTGTATTCGTCGTATCTTGGCTATACAATCTAAGATTATGATACTATTGCTCACCACCTACCCTCCGGGCCGGCACACCCGCTCCAGCTCCCCGAACAAGCCGCCGATATCGGACACCTCCGGGGCCTGCCCCACAATCCTGTCGTACAGCGCCGTGGCCCTGCCGTCCGTGTGGTCGAGCTTTTTGAGGTTTTTGTCGGGGTTGAAGAAGATGACGGGCTTTTTTCCGAGGAAGGAGGCGGCCGCTTCGATGTTGGCGCAGTTGCCGGGCCCCACATTGACGGCCACGAGCACGATGACGTCGGCCTCGTCGCAGAGCCGGTAAAGCTCCGTCGTTTCGTCGGGCCCGATGGCGCTGAAGGGGGGTGCGGAGACGAGATCGATCTCCATGAGGGCGGCCGTGTCATAGTCCTGGTCGCCGTTGTTGAGGACGCCGGCGCTGACCTCGTAGCCGGCCGATGCGAGCGTGGAGAAGACGATTCTCCCCCGGCCCTCGCCCGATATGACGTGGACCCGGCAGCGTTGCCGGTCCCGGTCCGCGGCGGGAAGCGAGAAGGAAAACTGGTACCTGCCGGCTTCGGGGAGCTTCTGGCGGATGGCGAGCACATCGAAGACATCCTCGATCGCCCGGGCCGAGAGCACCTTATCCGCGTCCCCGGAGGCGACGATGCGTCCTCCCTCGGTCAGGACGATGTCGTCGCACCATGTCGCGGCCAGGTTCATCTCGTGGAGAATGCAGATGACGGTGATCTCCTTCGACAGCCGGGAGAGCAGCTCCATCAGGTCGAGCTGGTGCCTGATGTCGAGATGCGACGTGGGCTCGTCGAGCAGGAGGTACTTCGGCTGCTGGGCAAGCGCTTTCGCGATCATCACCCGCTGCAGTTCGCCGCCGGAGAGCTCGGTAACCTTCCGGTCCCGGAACCGCAGCGCATTCGTGTCTCGCAGCGCATCCAGAACGATCCGGTGGTCCTCCTCCGTCGTGGGCCGGAAGCTCTTCCGGTACGCTATCCTGCCGAGCATCACATAATCGTAGACCGGAAAGGCGAACGGGCATTCGATCCCCTGCTCCACCACCGCACGCAGGCGGGCGAGATCGGCGGGCCGGATTCCCCCGATGTCGTGCCCGTCGTAGAGCACCGATCCCGTGCCGGGCTGCAGGTAGCCCGCCATGACTTTCAGGAGCGTGGTTTTTCCGCACCCGTTCGGCCCGATGATCCCGGTAATGCGGTGATCCCGGCAGGTGACATCGATTTCGTGTAACACCGTCTTTTCCGGGTAGTACCCGAAACTCAGCCCCCTGATCTCGACCGGCACCTACAGCACCCCCCGGTTTTTTCTCAGCAGGTAGAGGAAAAACGGCACCCCGCAGAGTGCCGTGATGACGCCAATCGGGAGTTCCGCCGGGGAGATGACGACCCGCGCCGCGATATCGGCCAGCACCAGAAACACGCCGCCTGCGAGCAGCGAGACCGGGACAAGAATGCGGTGGTCCGGGCCGACCGCGAGCCGGGCGATATGGGGGATGATCAGGCCCACGAAGCCGATGATGCCGCTCACGGCCACCGCCGCGGCGGTGATGAGCGAGACCAGAACGATAAGCAGTTTCTTGAGCCTGACGACATCGACGCCCGCGTACATCGCCGACTCCTCGCCGAACATGATCGCGTTCATCTGGGGCGCGAGGTACACGAGGATGAGGGGCACGACAACGGTAAACGGAAGAATAATCCAGAAATAGTCCCATCCCCGGCCGCTCAGTCCGCCCATCATCCAGAAGAGAATCTGGTGCAGGTTCATCTCCGCGGTGAACAGGATGAACGAGTTGACGGCCGAAAGAAACGCCGCAATCGCAATTCCCGAGAGGAGCAGGGTATTGACCGGCACCTGGTTGCCCATCCGTGCGATGGTGTACACGAGAAAGATCGTGGCGAGGCCGAAGAGAAACGACAGGACCGGAAGGGAATAAAACCCGAGTCCCAGAAACCCGCCGCCCGCGATGACGAGCGTGGCACCGAGCGCGGCACCGTTTGATATTCCCAGAAAATAGGGATCCGCCATCGGATTTTTAAACAGGCCCTGCAGGACGACACCGCTGGCTGTCAGGCAGACGCCGACCATCGCCGCGATCAGGGCTCTCGGGAGCCGGATTTCGGTTACAATGATCGCGTCGGCGCTGCTCCACCATGGGATCTCGCCCGTGAGCGGTTCGGCGAGAATGGCGATGACCGTGGAAACGTCAATGCCGGAGACCCCGATCATGACCGACAGCACGATGGCTGACACGAGCAGGATCGACAAAACTGCCGTTGCCGCCAGTGTCAGTCTGCGGTGATACATTCGTCAAACATCTCCAGGGCCAGCACGATCCTCGGTCCCGGCCGCGACACGACATTTTCATCGAGTTCGTACAGCCGTCCCGACACGATCGCGGGAATTTCGGAAAATACCCCTTTTTTGAGAAGATCCGCCTTAATCGTATGGGATCCGCTTCCGTGGCCGAGCGGCATGAGGATGATGTCGGGACGCCGGGAGATGATGGCTTCCTCCGACACCGCAAAGTACCGGCTTTTGTCGTGGAAGATGTTGGCTGCGCCGCAGAGCGTGATCATCTCGTCCTGAAGCGTGCCCGCTCCGGCGACATACATCGGATCCGCCGATACGATATACATCACCTTCGGCGGCTCGGCGGCAGGGGTTCCGTTTGAAACGGCGGCGACCCTCTGCCGCATCGAGGCGACCAATGATTCGGCACGCTCCTTGCACCCGAGGGCGATTCCGACAGACCGGATATTGTCGTAGACATCATCGAAATTCTCCAGCTGATAGGTCAGGACCGGTATGCCGAGCTGCGCCAGCTGTGCCGTAATATCGGTATTGGTGACCGTGGATGCAAGGACAAGATCCGGTTCCGCCTGGATAATCGCATCGATGCTGAGCGTTTTCGGCCCTCCCATCGAGGGGACGGACACGACCTCGGGCGGGTAGTTGTCATAGTCGGTCCGTCCGACAAGCTCGATTCCCGAATCCGGTGTGTTCAGCTCGTAAAATATCTCGGTCTCACTGGGCGAGAGGGAGACCACCCGGTGAACATCGGCCGGGACCTGCACGGGTACTCCGGAAAAATCCGTGATGGTGATCGTCGTGGCCGATGCGGTTTCCGGGGTATGTTCCGGTGAAACGCACCCGCCGGTCAGTACAAGCGCACAGATGAAGAGGATGGTGAAGGTGGCTCCCCGTGATCCCATAATGAGAGTTGCCCTTCTGAACAAAAAGAATTTACTAAAATAAAATAATCTGGAGCACGGTCCTGCGGAAACCGGATGATTCTCTTCGCCGGAGGGCCTGCCTGCCGCCGGCAGGTTAGTCGGGGCGATGTCGTTATCCCTTCCTTCCCGCTCCACTCCTCACCGTGTGTCGGGCCCGGGTTTCCCTCGCGATCCGGCATCGTCCTGTTACACATCGATGAACATGCCGATTACCGAGACTAGTGTCGTCCTCCCCGAGATGCGGTCGTGCACAAAGACGTCCGCATAGCCGTTCGTATCGCCCTCTACCAGATTGTCGGCCTTCGAGACGAATATCACGTACCGGCCGTCCGCGGAGATATCGGGGGCCCCCGAGTCGCCGTTCCCCTGTATTCCATCGGACGCGACCGAGACGAGCGTGGTCTTTTCGCTCTCCGTGTCGAAGACAAAGACATCGTCCCTGTCGTTGGTGTCGCCGGGTGTCAGCGCGGCGGCTGATTCGAATGCGATATACCGGCCGTTTCCGGAGATCGCCGGTGCACGGGACCATCCGCCGGTCGACCGGTTGGTGATGCTCCTCGTGCTGCCGGTGTGCCGGTCATGGACAAAAATATCGATACCGCCGGAGGCTCCCGGAGCAGTTGTTTCTGCAAACGAGCGAAACACCACGGAGCCCCCGTCGCCCGATATGGCGGGGGAGATCGACGAACTCTGCCGCTGCACCCCGGCGGATGGCACCGGGACGAGTGTGGTTTCTCCGCTCGTGCTGTCGTACAGGAACACGTCGCTCTCTCCGTTCTCATCGCCCGTGACGAGATTATCGGCATTCGAGGCGAATACAATCCATCTCCCGTCGCCGGAGATCCATGAGGGGAAGGATGCCGCGTTTGCCTGTGTTCCATCCGATGCCACCGAAACCCGGGTCGTCAGGCCGGTTGTGCGGTCATGGAGGAAGACGTCCAATACTGTATTCGTATCTCCCGGAACCAGATTGTCAGCCCCTGATGAGAACGTGACGTATCGGGCGTCCGCGGAGATGACAGGATCGATGGACCAGTCGTTGGCCCGCGTTCCGTCGGATGCCCGTGAAACCACGTCCGCCTGCCCTGTTATCCGGTCGACGACGCAGATCTGGTGGAACGGATTTTTCCCGTCCGCGGGATACGAGGTCTTCGAGAGCGGGGCGATTGCCTCGAATGCTACGTACCGCCCGTCCGCCGAAAGGGAGGGGTACAGGAAACTCGAGTAGGTCTCCCGCAGATCCGTCATGTTCACGATGCTCACCGTTTCGCCGGTTTCGCGGTCGTGGAGGAGAATGTCCCCCGGCGATCGCACCAGGCTGAGGCCGGGGATGAATCCGCCGGCGGTGACGAACGCCACGTACCGTCCGTCTGCGGATATCGAGGGATAATCGGCCCAGCCGTCGAATTGCGTCCCCTGCACGACCTCCTTCGGCGGCAGTTCGTCCTCTCCCGTGATGCACCCGGCAACCAGGGCAAGGGCGACGACCGCCACGATCCATATATCGGTGTATGCCATAGTTCTCATGTCCTGAAACAGGGTGAAACGGGAAAATCTTCCCGGACCGCCTTACCGTGATGCATTCCACCTTTGCCTGCCATTAAATTACCGTTCCGCACCGGCCGTCATTTTCGAAACGGCCCGTCATCGCACGGGTACGCCAGAGATGCGGCGCACCGGGGTGAATTGATGCGTAGCATCTCACCGGGGACCTTTCATCCTCCGGGTATCGGTCACCCCGGCACCAGCAGCCACTTCCAGAGCGGGACGCACCGGACATCGCCGTGTGTCTGTGCGGTATCCTTCGTTATAAGCACCATATCCCTCACTTTTGAACCAAATTCGCCGGCGAACTCCCGGAGTGCGTCCATCTCCCGTGCGGGGATGGCATCGGTGTAGGTGACATTGATTGCACTGAGCGTGGTGTCCGGGTTTTTCAGGATAAAATCCACCTCGCCACCTTTTTTCCAATAATACGGCTCCTGCCCACGCCGCTGAAGT
The Methanoculleus sp. SDB genome window above contains:
- a CDS encoding iron ABC transporter, producing the protein MYHRRLTLAATAVLSILLVSAIVLSVMIGVSGIDVSTVIAILAEPLTGEIPWWSSADAIIVTEIRLPRALIAAMVGVCLTASGVVLQGLFKNPMADPYFLGISNGAALGATLVIAGGGFLGLGFYSLPVLSFLFGLATIFLVYTIARMGNQVPVNTLLLSGIAIAAFLSAVNSFILFTAEMNLHQILFWMMGGLSGRGWDYFWIILPFTVVVPLILVYLAPQMNAIMFGEESAMYAGVDVVRLKKLLIVLVSLITAAAVAVSGIIGFVGLIIPHIARLAVGPDHRILVPVSLLAGGVFLVLADIAARVVISPAELPIGVITALCGVPFFLYLLRKNRGVL